A single region of the Streptomyces caelestis genome encodes:
- a CDS encoding thiolase family protein, translated as MRDAVIVEAVRTPIGKGKQNGALAHVHPVELLAHTLRTLVERSGVDPALIDDVIGGTVDQVGEQAMNTTRYAALSAGFPESVPATTVDRQCGSSQQAVHFAAQGVLAGAYDLVVACGVESMSRVPMWSNVPAGTDPFGPGIAERYPEGLVPQGISAELIAAKWSIGREQMDDFAVSSHLKAAAAWDGGLFDAEVAPLEDFTRDECVRPGSTTETLAGLKSAYYDPGFAERFPQIEWNVTAGNASPINDGASAVLVTSSETAARLGLRPLARLHSFAVTGSDPLLMLTGVVPATEKVLRKASLALDDIDLFEVNEAFAAVVLAWQQETGADLARVNVHGGAIALGHPLGASGTRLTTTLVHAMRERGARYALQTMCEAGGLANAMVLERV; from the coding sequence ATGCGTGACGCAGTCATCGTCGAAGCCGTACGCACCCCGATCGGCAAGGGCAAGCAGAACGGCGCCCTCGCGCACGTCCACCCGGTCGAGCTCCTCGCCCACACCCTGCGCACCCTCGTCGAACGCTCCGGCGTCGACCCGGCGCTGATCGACGACGTCATCGGCGGCACCGTCGACCAGGTCGGCGAGCAGGCCATGAACACCACCCGCTACGCCGCCCTGTCCGCGGGCTTCCCCGAGTCGGTACCCGCGACCACCGTGGACCGCCAGTGCGGCTCCTCCCAGCAGGCCGTGCACTTCGCGGCGCAGGGCGTCCTGGCGGGCGCGTACGACCTCGTCGTGGCCTGCGGGGTCGAGTCGATGAGCCGGGTGCCGATGTGGTCGAACGTGCCCGCCGGCACGGACCCCTTCGGCCCCGGGATCGCCGAGCGCTACCCCGAGGGGCTCGTCCCGCAGGGCATCAGCGCGGAGCTCATCGCCGCCAAGTGGTCGATCGGCCGCGAGCAGATGGACGACTTCGCCGTCTCGTCGCACCTGAAGGCCGCGGCGGCCTGGGACGGCGGGCTCTTCGACGCCGAGGTCGCGCCCCTGGAGGACTTCACGCGCGACGAGTGCGTACGGCCCGGCAGCACCACCGAGACCCTCGCCGGCCTGAAGTCCGCCTACTACGACCCCGGCTTCGCCGAGCGCTTCCCGCAGATCGAGTGGAACGTCACGGCGGGCAACGCGAGCCCCATCAACGACGGTGCCTCGGCGGTGCTCGTCACGTCGAGCGAGACGGCGGCCCGTCTGGGCCTGCGCCCGCTCGCCCGGCTGCACAGCTTCGCCGTCACCGGCTCCGACCCGCTGCTGATGCTCACGGGTGTCGTCCCGGCGACCGAGAAGGTGCTGCGCAAGGCGTCGCTGGCCCTCGACGACATCGACCTGTTCGAAGTCAACGAGGCGTTCGCGGCCGTCGTCCTGGCCTGGCAGCAGGAGACCGGCGCCGACCTCGCCCGGGTCAACGTGCACGGCGGCGCCATCGCGCTCGGCCACCCCCTCGGCGCGAGCGGCACCCGCCTGACGACGACACTGGTGCACGCGATGCGGGAACGGGGCGCCCGGTACGCGCTCCAGACCATGTGCGAGGCGGGCGGGCTCGCCAACGCCATGGTGCTGGAACGCGTGTGA
- a CDS encoding winged helix-turn-helix transcriptional regulator, which produces MAASKDPRPCSIADTLALVGEKYSLLVLREVCLGNGRFDQLVRNIGAPRDILAARLRRLVDAGILVRQLYSERPQRFEYRPTRAGLELEPVLMTLMTWGDRHLRTDGDRPMVVEHSCGRALAPVVTCRACGDEVRHEDLTAHPQTPGWTVTGPAAA; this is translated from the coding sequence ATGGCCGCCAGCAAAGACCCGCGCCCCTGCTCCATCGCCGACACCCTGGCCCTCGTGGGCGAGAAGTACTCCCTGCTCGTGCTGCGGGAGGTGTGCCTCGGCAACGGGCGGTTCGACCAGCTGGTGCGCAACATCGGCGCACCGCGCGACATCCTCGCCGCGCGGCTGCGCCGGCTCGTCGACGCCGGGATCCTGGTCAGGCAGCTCTACAGCGAGCGTCCGCAGCGCTTCGAGTACCGGCCGACCCGGGCCGGGCTGGAACTGGAGCCGGTACTGATGACCCTCATGACCTGGGGCGACCGCCACCTTCGGACGGACGGCGACCGTCCGATGGTCGTGGAGCACTCCTGCGGCCGGGCGCTCGCCCCGGTGGTCACCTGCCGGGCCTGCGGCGACGAGGTGCGCCACGAGGACCTCACGGCCCACCCCCAGACGCCCGGCTGGACGGTGACCGGACCGGCGGCGGCCTGA
- a CDS encoding undecaprenyl-diphosphate phosphatase, translating to MSWFESLILGLVQGLTEFLPVSSSAHLRLTAAFSGWEDPGAAFTAITQIGTEAAVLIYFRKDIGRIISAWTRSLTNKALRSDPDARMGWLVIVGSIPIGVLGVTLKDQIEGPFRDLRITATMLIGMGIVLGVADRLAARDEKSGRHRAPKQRKALEDLGVRDGLIYGVCQAMALVPGVSRSGATISGGLFMGYKREAAARYSFLLAIPAVLASGLFELKDATEGGHVSWGPTIFATVIAFAVGYAVIAWFMKFISTKSFMPFVYYRIALGIVIIALVTMGELSPHAAESAG from the coding sequence ATGTCTTGGTTCGAATCACTCATCCTCGGACTCGTCCAGGGGCTGACCGAGTTCCTCCCCGTCTCCTCCAGCGCGCACCTGCGGCTGACGGCGGCCTTCTCGGGCTGGGAGGACCCGGGCGCGGCCTTCACGGCGATCACCCAGATCGGCACCGAGGCCGCCGTGCTGATCTACTTCCGCAAGGACATCGGGCGGATCATCTCGGCGTGGACGCGCTCGCTCACGAACAAGGCGCTGCGCAGCGACCCGGACGCGCGGATGGGCTGGCTGGTCATCGTCGGCTCGATCCCGATCGGTGTGCTCGGCGTGACGCTGAAGGACCAGATCGAGGGGCCGTTCCGCGACCTGCGGATCACCGCGACGATGCTGATCGGCATGGGCATCGTCCTGGGCGTCGCCGACCGGCTCGCCGCCCGGGACGAAAAGAGCGGCCGGCACCGCGCGCCCAAGCAGCGCAAGGCCCTGGAGGACCTGGGCGTACGGGACGGCCTGATCTACGGCGTCTGCCAGGCCATGGCGCTCGTCCCGGGCGTCTCCCGCTCCGGCGCCACCATCAGCGGCGGCCTGTTCATGGGCTACAAGCGCGAGGCGGCGGCCCGCTACTCCTTCCTGCTCGCGATCCCCGCGGTGCTCGCCTCCGGCCTGTTCGAGCTCAAGGACGCGACGGAGGGCGGCCATGTCTCGTGGGGACCGACGATCTTCGCGACGGTCATCGCCTTCGCGGTCGGCTACGCGGTGATCGCGTGGTTCATGAAGTTCATCTCGACCAAGAGCTTCATGCCGTTCGTCTACTACCGCATCGCGCTCGGCATCGTCATCATCGCCCTGGTGACGATGGGGGAGCTGAGCCCGCACGCGGCCGAGTCGGCGGGCTGA
- a CDS encoding DUF4291 domain-containing protein — translation MCGIFGGRGGPPGPSLSFVNDQNEPNEPNEPNEPNEPNEPRFRIRARHTESTITVYQAYRPEIGGPAARHGRFPSSWKRDRMTWIKPSFLWMMYRCGWGTKEGQETVLAIEISREGFHWALRNACLSHHVPALHGEAADWKRQLRRAPARVQWDPERDLYLNPLPHRSLQLGLAGEAAARYADEWIVGIEDVTPLATEVHALVRAGELGAAAGLLPEERPYPVEDEVLARLRA, via the coding sequence ATGTGCGGGATATTCGGTGGCCGGGGAGGGCCGCCGGGGCCCAGCCTGTCCTTCGTGAACGATCAGAACGAACCGAACGAACCGAACGAACCGAACGAACCGAACGAACCGAACGAACCGAGATTCCGGATACGCGCCCGCCACACCGAGTCCACGATCACCGTCTACCAGGCCTACCGCCCGGAGATCGGCGGCCCCGCCGCCCGCCACGGACGCTTCCCGTCCTCCTGGAAGCGCGACCGCATGACATGGATCAAGCCGTCGTTCCTGTGGATGATGTACCGCTGCGGCTGGGGGACCAAGGAGGGCCAGGAGACGGTCCTGGCGATCGAGATCAGCCGTGAGGGCTTCCACTGGGCGCTGCGCAACGCCTGCCTGTCCCATCACGTCCCGGCCCTGCACGGCGAGGCGGCCGACTGGAAGCGGCAGTTGAGGCGGGCGCCGGCGCGGGTGCAGTGGGATCCGGAGCGGGACCTGTATCTCAACCCGCTTCCGCACCGTTCGCTCCAGCTGGGGCTCGCGGGGGAGGCGGCGGCGCGGTACGCCGACGAGTGGATCGTGGGGATCGAGGACGTCACGCCGCTCGCCACGGAGGTCCATGCGCTGGTGCGGGCGGGTGAACTCGGTGCGGCCGCCGGGCTGTTGCCCGAGGAGCGGCCGTACCCCGTCGAGGACGAGGTGCTCGCGCGTCTGCGCGCCTAG
- a CDS encoding nuclear transport factor 2 family protein, with protein sequence MTQRVELATVRDRLAVDEVITDYAVAVDDGDWEAYRGLFVPQGRADYRSAGGIEGEAAAVAAWLAESMRLFPTRQHLIVNRRVRFGLWEQDTGDTARVQADYVNPMATEGPAPDFVCGGRYAFALRRTIDGWRLSEVVVREKWRRLPERQAAPVVN encoded by the coding sequence ATGACGCAGCGCGTGGAGCTCGCCACCGTGAGGGACCGACTGGCCGTCGACGAAGTGATCACCGACTACGCGGTGGCGGTCGACGACGGTGACTGGGAGGCGTACCGAGGACTGTTCGTCCCTCAGGGCCGGGCGGACTACCGCTCGGCCGGCGGCATCGAGGGGGAGGCCGCGGCGGTCGCCGCCTGGCTCGCCGAGAGCATGCGGCTGTTCCCGACGCGACAGCACCTGATCGTCAACCGACGGGTGCGCTTCGGTCTCTGGGAACAGGACACCGGCGACACGGCCCGGGTCCAGGCCGACTACGTCAATCCCATGGCCACCGAGGGGCCCGCGCCCGACTTCGTGTGCGGCGGCCGGTACGCCTTCGCGCTGCGGCGCACGATCGACGGCTGGCGGCTGAGCGAGGTGGTCGTACGGGAGAAGTGGCGGCGCCTTCCCGAGCGGCAGGCGGCACCTGTGGTCAACTGA